In the genome of Deinococcus sp. Leaf326, one region contains:
- a CDS encoding metal ABC transporter solute-binding protein, Zn/Mn family, translating to MRRLLTLALLAAAGGAQAAPLQVSATTTIIADFVKAVGGARVNVNVVVPAGADAHTFQPTTGAIRSLAGSKALFTNGAGLEAWLPRLTASAPGVPVRPLTAGLNLRAAPEEAGEDHGHGDDHGAQDPHAWWDPTLAAGYVKNAQAALSALDPAGKATYANNAAAYIKGLQAADAYAKKQFATLSTAQKRIVTNHDALHYLAAHYGLTVVGTVIPGLSTEREPSAREVAALVQAVKKSGARVIFTENTVNARLAQTLARETGARVAPPLYTDALGPKGSAGDTYLKALRANVAAMVGALK from the coding sequence ATGAGGCGGCTCCTGACGCTGGCCCTGCTCGCGGCGGCGGGCGGTGCCCAGGCCGCCCCCCTTCAGGTCAGCGCCACGACCACCATCATCGCGGATTTCGTGAAGGCGGTGGGCGGCGCCCGCGTGAACGTGAACGTGGTCGTGCCCGCCGGGGCCGACGCCCACACCTTTCAGCCGACGACCGGGGCCATCCGCAGCCTCGCGGGCAGCAAAGCACTGTTCACCAACGGCGCGGGCCTGGAAGCCTGGCTGCCCCGGCTGACCGCCTCGGCGCCTGGCGTGCCGGTGCGGCCCCTGACGGCGGGCCTGAACCTGCGCGCCGCCCCCGAGGAGGCCGGTGAGGACCATGGTCACGGCGACGACCACGGCGCCCAGGACCCCCACGCCTGGTGGGACCCCACACTGGCCGCCGGCTACGTGAAAAACGCCCAGGCCGCCCTGAGCGCGCTGGACCCGGCCGGCAAGGCGACCTACGCCAACAACGCCGCCGCCTACATCAAGGGGCTGCAGGCTGCCGATGCCTATGCCAAGAAGCAGTTCGCGACCCTGAGCACAGCCCAGAAGCGGATCGTGACGAACCACGACGCCCTGCACTACCTCGCCGCGCACTATGGCCTGACAGTCGTGGGCACGGTCATTCCGGGCCTGAGCACCGAGCGCGAGCCGAGCGCCCGTGAGGTCGCTGCGCTCGTGCAGGCCGTGAAGAAGAGCGGCGCACGGGTCATCTTCACCGAGAATACGGTCAACGCCCGCCTCGCCCAGACGCTCGCCCGCGAGACCGGCGCCCGCGTGGCCCCGCCGCTGTACACCGACGCTCTGGGACCGAAGGGCTCGGCCGGCGACACCTACCTGAAGGCCCTGCGCGCCAACGTGGCCGCGATGGTGGGCGCCCTGAAGTAG
- the pgm gene encoding phosphoglucomutase (alpha-D-glucose-1,6-bisphosphate-dependent) yields MTLSDLAGKPAPQRLLTNIPRLVAQYYELRPDPAAPAQRVAFGTSGHRGTSGNGSFNEAHILAVAQAVAEHRAGAGITGPLYMGLDTHALSEPAWMTAIQVLVANGVKVRAQPGTFTPTPLISHAILEHNALGTGTADGIVITPSHNPPQDGGFKYNPPSGGPADTDVTKVVQARANDLLADGLRGVKRVPLADAMAALDPFDFITPYVEGLPQVIDLDAIKQSGVKIGVDPLGGASLPVWEAIQARYGLNLHIVNEVVDPRFAFMSVDRDGKIRMDCSSPYAMAGLLRLKDDFDVAIGNDPDADRHGIVTQSGLMNPNHYLAVMIEYLFQNRPGWRVDAAIGKTLVSSALIDRVGAGIGRQVVEVPVGFKYFVEGLQSGAFGFGGEESAGASFLRQDGRAWSTDKDGLIPGLLAAEMTAKTGKTPSQRFADLTARYGETAYDRQDAPANAEQKKILGNLSPEQVTATTLGGDPITARLTRAPGNGEPIGGLKVTTDQAWFAARPSGTEDVYKIYAESFRGEDHLKQVMEEAREVVSAALLGGSAT; encoded by the coding sequence ATGACCCTCAGCGACCTGGCCGGTAAACCCGCTCCCCAACGCCTGCTGACCAACATCCCCCGGCTGGTGGCCCAGTACTACGAACTGCGCCCCGACCCGGCTGCCCCGGCGCAGCGCGTGGCCTTCGGGACCAGTGGGCACCGGGGCACCTCCGGCAACGGCAGCTTCAACGAGGCGCACATCCTGGCGGTCGCGCAGGCTGTCGCCGAGCACCGCGCCGGGGCGGGCATCACCGGACCGCTGTACATGGGTCTGGACACCCACGCCCTCTCCGAACCCGCCTGGATGACGGCCATCCAGGTCCTCGTGGCCAACGGCGTGAAGGTCCGTGCTCAACCCGGCACCTTCACGCCCACGCCATTGATCAGCCACGCGATCCTCGAGCACAACGCGCTGGGCACGGGGACGGCCGACGGCATCGTCATCACGCCCAGCCACAACCCCCCGCAGGACGGCGGCTTCAAGTACAACCCCCCCTCGGGCGGTCCCGCCGACACCGACGTGACCAAAGTCGTACAGGCCCGCGCCAACGACCTGCTCGCGGACGGATTGAGGGGCGTAAAGCGGGTTCCCCTGGCCGACGCGATGGCCGCGCTGGACCCCTTCGACTTCATCACCCCCTATGTCGAGGGGCTGCCGCAGGTCATCGACCTGGACGCCATCAAGCAGAGCGGCGTGAAGATCGGCGTCGACCCGCTGGGCGGCGCGAGCCTGCCGGTGTGGGAGGCCATCCAGGCGCGCTACGGCCTGAACCTGCACATCGTGAACGAGGTCGTGGACCCGCGCTTCGCGTTCATGAGCGTAGACCGCGACGGCAAGATTCGTATGGACTGCTCCAGCCCCTACGCAATGGCGGGCCTGCTGCGCCTCAAGGACGACTTCGACGTGGCGATCGGCAACGATCCCGACGCCGACCGCCACGGCATCGTGACCCAGAGCGGCCTGATGAATCCCAACCACTACCTCGCGGTCATGATCGAGTACCTGTTCCAGAACCGTCCCGGCTGGCGCGTGGACGCTGCCATCGGCAAGACCCTCGTCTCCAGTGCCCTGATTGACCGGGTGGGGGCGGGCATCGGCCGTCAGGTCGTCGAGGTGCCGGTGGGTTTCAAATACTTCGTCGAGGGCCTGCAGAGCGGCGCCTTCGGCTTCGGCGGCGAGGAGTCGGCCGGCGCGAGCTTCCTGCGTCAGGACGGCCGCGCCTGGAGCACCGACAAGGACGGCCTGATTCCCGGCCTGCTCGCCGCCGAGATGACCGCCAAGACCGGCAAGACGCCCTCACAGCGCTTCGCTGACCTCACCGCGCGCTACGGCGAGACGGCCTACGACCGCCAGGACGCCCCCGCCAACGCCGAGCAGAAGAAAATCCTGGGCAATCTCAGCCCCGAACAGGTCACGGCGACCACGCTGGGCGGCGACCCCATCACCGCGCGCCTGACCCGCGCGCCCGGCAACGGCGAGCCTATCGGTGGCCTAAAGGTCACGACCGACCAGGCGTGGTTCGCCGCCCGGCCCAGCGGCACCGAGGACGTGTACAAGATCTACGCTGAGAGCTTCCGGGGCGAGGACCACCTGAAGCAGGTCATGGAAGAGGCCCGCGAGGTCGTCTCGGCGGCGCTGCTGGGCGGGAGCGCGACTTGA
- a CDS encoding GTP-binding protein — MTSPAPSAPATPPTRSVPITVLCGFLGAGKTTLLNHLLTQAGGLKVAVIVNEFGAVNVDASLVVRTDEQTIELSNGCICCTLRGDLLYAVDELLRTRDLDAILIESTGIGEPLPIAQSFCLTPEELELAPEAGQPELPNLLGRVHVDAMVTVVDSAQFFTLWNRTDEIPGDDFGRGFGELLAEQIEFADLVVLNKLDLAAAEDVQSLRELVRITNPRARVLEATRGRLEVAEVLNVGLFDMDAASQLDAWVAELEKEHTPESETYGLGTHIYRAARPFDPERLHAMLAGGLPHSVIRSKGWVNLGDGVATLWNHTGRQLALEQAGTWHRPEDAFSEVVFIGRDLDSPALDRLLGGALA; from the coding sequence ATGACCAGTCCTGCCCCATCTGCACCGGCCACGCCGCCGACCCGCTCCGTGCCCATCACCGTGCTGTGCGGCTTTCTGGGGGCGGGAAAGACCACGCTGCTCAACCACCTGCTGACCCAGGCCGGCGGCCTGAAGGTCGCCGTAATCGTCAACGAGTTCGGGGCCGTGAACGTGGACGCCTCGCTGGTCGTCAGGACCGACGAGCAGACCATCGAACTCAGCAACGGCTGCATCTGCTGCACGCTGCGCGGCGACCTGCTGTACGCCGTGGACGAGCTGCTGCGCACCCGCGACCTCGACGCCATCTTGATCGAGTCCACCGGCATCGGGGAGCCTCTGCCCATCGCCCAGAGCTTTTGCCTGACCCCCGAGGAACTGGAACTGGCCCCCGAGGCCGGGCAGCCCGAGTTGCCGAACCTGCTGGGGCGCGTGCACGTGGACGCGATGGTGACGGTGGTGGACAGCGCGCAGTTCTTCACGCTGTGGAACCGCACCGACGAGATCCCGGGCGACGATTTCGGGCGCGGCTTCGGGGAACTGCTGGCCGAGCAGATCGAGTTCGCCGACCTCGTGGTGCTGAACAAGCTCGACCTCGCCGCGGCGGAGGACGTGCAGTCGCTGCGCGAACTCGTGCGCATCACCAACCCGCGCGCCCGCGTGCTAGAGGCCACGCGCGGCCGCCTGGAGGTGGCCGAGGTGCTGAATGTGGGGCTGTTCGACATGGACGCCGCCTCTCAGCTCGACGCCTGGGTGGCCGAGCTGGAAAAGGAACACACCCCCGAGTCGGAGACCTACGGCCTGGGCACGCACATCTACCGCGCGGCGCGGCCCTTCGACCCGGAGCGCCTGCACGCCATGCTCGCGGGGGGCCTGCCCCACAGCGTCATCCGCTCGAAGGGCTGGGTCAACCTCGGGGACGGCGTGGCGACGCTGTGGAACCACACCGGGCGCCAGCTCGCGCTGGAGCAGGCCGGCACCTGGCACCGCCCCGAAGATGCCTTCAGCGAGGTGGTCTTCATCGGACGCGACCTCGACAGCCCAGCCCTCGACCGGCTGCTGGGCGGCGCGCTGGCCTGA
- the treS gene encoding maltose alpha-D-glucosyltransferase has product MTQTSAPEWYKSAVFYELSVRTFSDGNGDGKGDFPGLTSHLDYLKNLGVDCLWLLPFFPSPLRDDGYDVADYQGIHPDLGTLDDFKVFLREAHARGLRVVADLVTNHTSSDHPWFQAARRGPTLPDGSPNEYHDYYVWSETGTEYAGARIIFTDTETSNWTYDDQVGKFFWHRFFSSQPDLNYDNPRVTEELLAAARFWLDLGIDGFRVDAVPYLIEREGTNCENLPETHDILKKMRRLVDEHYPGRLLLAEANQWPEEVVEYFGTEQDPEFHMCFNFPVMPRLYMSLKREDTTSIREIMDRLPAIPSFGQWATFLRNHDELTLEMVSDEERGFMYAAYAPDPRMRINVGIRRRLSPLLDNDRRRVELLNTVLLALPGSPILYYGDEIGMGDDLGLADRNGVRTPMQWNAGTSGGFSTAAPTDCFFPPVSDPVYGYSRVNVQSQEQDPSSLLKWTARQLELRRRHPAFAHGELKFVDTSNPAVLAFTRTTPDETLLIVSNFASNAQSVTLDLSAYAHRTPVTLSGASPFPAITEAPYALTMGKYDYYWLRLN; this is encoded by the coding sequence ATGACGCAAACCTCCGCGCCCGAGTGGTACAAGAGCGCCGTGTTCTACGAACTGTCCGTCCGCACCTTCTCGGACGGCAACGGCGACGGCAAAGGCGACTTTCCGGGTCTGACCTCGCACCTCGACTACCTCAAGAATCTCGGCGTGGACTGCCTGTGGCTGCTGCCCTTCTTTCCCAGCCCGCTGCGCGACGACGGCTACGACGTGGCCGACTACCAGGGCATTCACCCGGACCTGGGCACACTCGACGACTTCAAGGTCTTTCTGCGCGAGGCGCACGCGCGCGGGCTGCGGGTTGTGGCCGACCTCGTGACCAACCACACCTCCAGCGACCATCCCTGGTTCCAGGCGGCGCGCCGGGGGCCGACCCTGCCCGACGGCTCGCCCAACGAGTACCACGACTACTATGTCTGGAGCGAGACCGGCACCGAATACGCGGGCGCGCGCATCATCTTCACCGACACCGAGACGAGCAACTGGACCTATGACGACCAAGTGGGCAAATTCTTCTGGCACCGCTTCTTCTCCAGCCAGCCGGACCTGAACTACGACAACCCGCGCGTGACCGAAGAACTGCTCGCGGCGGCGCGCTTCTGGCTCGACCTCGGCATCGACGGCTTCCGGGTGGACGCCGTGCCCTACCTCATCGAGCGCGAGGGCACAAACTGCGAGAACCTGCCCGAGACGCACGACATCCTGAAGAAGATGCGTCGCCTGGTCGACGAGCACTACCCCGGCCGCCTGCTGCTGGCCGAGGCCAACCAGTGGCCCGAGGAGGTCGTGGAGTATTTCGGGACCGAGCAGGACCCCGAGTTCCACATGTGCTTTAACTTTCCGGTCATGCCCCGGCTCTACATGAGCCTCAAACGCGAGGACACGACGAGCATCCGCGAGATCATGGACCGCCTGCCTGCCATTCCCAGCTTCGGGCAGTGGGCGACCTTCCTGCGCAACCACGACGAGCTGACGCTGGAGATGGTCAGCGACGAGGAACGCGGGTTCATGTACGCGGCCTACGCGCCCGATCCGCGCATGAGGATCAACGTGGGCATCCGCCGCCGCCTCTCGCCGCTGCTCGACAACGACCGCCGCCGCGTCGAACTGCTGAACACCGTGTTGCTGGCGCTGCCGGGCAGCCCGATCCTGTACTATGGCGACGAGATCGGCATGGGCGACGACCTGGGTCTGGCCGACCGCAACGGCGTGCGCACCCCGATGCAGTGGAACGCTGGCACCAGCGGCGGGTTCTCGACGGCTGCGCCCACCGACTGCTTCTTCCCGCCGGTCAGCGACCCGGTGTACGGCTACTCACGCGTGAATGTCCAGAGTCAGGAGCAGGACCCCAGCAGTCTGCTGAAGTGGACTGCCCGCCAGCTTGAGCTGCGCCGCCGCCACCCCGCCTTCGCGCACGGCGAGCTGAAATTCGTGGACACGAGCAACCCGGCCGTGCTGGCCTTCACCCGCACCACGCCCGACGAGACCCTGCTCATCGTGAGCAACTTTGCGAGCAATGCGCAGTCGGTCACCCTGGACCTCTCGGCGTATGCCCACCGCACGCCGGTCACGCTGTCGGGGGCCAGTCCCTTCCCGGCGATCACCGAAGCGCCCTATGCGCTGACGATGGGTAAATACGACTACTACTGGCTGCGGCTGAACTGA
- a CDS encoding iron-siderophore ABC transporter substrate-binding protein, translating into MRRFASALTLTLCALLPAASAATSTAATTRAAFPVTVTHALGQTTLPARPVRVVALGPHALDLLLSLGVQPVGYGEAAQLGVKAFGSPIRQINYLGSRITSAPLYVGDRFKPNLELLAGLKPDLIVGEDYASAAYPALNRVAPTLLFTGTHSGDWQKSLPALARALGREDRAAAVLTRSRALLKGARGALAPWAGQRALVVWNSGGQNRELYTVLGPKDWTGGLIQDLGFRLALPGAPDPALTEGYRALSVEALGALDPDVVFVVASSTNTPARAASDWKASALAGRLRASRAGRVYFVPIQLMGRIRGPVATELAAREVRRQLGAR; encoded by the coding sequence ATGCGCCGCTTTGCCTCTGCCCTCACCCTAACCCTCTGCGCCCTGCTGCCGGCCGCCTCGGCTGCTACCAGCACCGCCGCGACCACGCGGGCGGCCTTTCCCGTCACCGTCACACACGCGCTGGGTCAGACCACCCTCCCTGCCCGGCCCGTGCGTGTGGTCGCGCTGGGGCCGCACGCCCTGGACCTGCTGCTCTCGCTCGGCGTGCAGCCGGTGGGCTACGGCGAGGCCGCGCAGCTCGGGGTCAAGGCCTTCGGTTCACCCATCCGGCAGATCAACTACCTGGGCAGCCGGATCACGTCGGCGCCGCTGTACGTGGGCGACCGCTTCAAACCCAATCTGGAACTGCTCGCCGGTCTGAAGCCCGACCTGATCGTGGGCGAGGACTATGCCTCAGCGGCGTATCCAGCCCTGAACCGCGTGGCTCCCACGCTGCTGTTTACCGGCACCCACAGCGGCGACTGGCAGAAATCCCTGCCGGCGCTGGCCCGCGCCCTGGGCCGCGAGGACCGCGCCGCCGCCGTGCTGACCCGCAGCCGCGCCCTGCTGAAAGGTGCGCGCGGGGCACTGGCGCCCTGGGCGGGGCAGCGCGCCCTGGTGGTCTGGAACTCGGGCGGCCAGAACCGCGAGCTGTACACCGTGCTGGGGCCGAAGGACTGGACCGGTGGCCTGATTCAGGACCTGGGTTTCCGGCTGGCCCTGCCCGGCGCCCCCGACCCCGCGCTGACCGAAGGCTACCGCGCCCTGAGCGTCGAGGCGCTCGGAGCCCTGGACCCGGACGTGGTCTTCGTGGTCGCCTCGAGCACGAACACGCCGGCCCGCGCGGCGAGTGACTGGAAGGCCAGTGCCCTCGCGGGGCGGCTGCGGGCCAGCCGCGCCGGCCGGGTGTATTTCGTGCCCATCCAGCTTATGGGCCGGATTCGCGGCCCGGTCGCCACCGAACTCGCCGCGCGCGAGGTGCGCCGGCAGCTCGGCGCCCGCTGA
- the rpmB gene encoding 50S ribosomal protein L28, which yields MSRECYLTGKKNMVVNSVTRRGKARAQGGVGRKTTGITKRVQKANLHKKTIREDGVTKRVWLSAAALRTLEKGTHQGVELA from the coding sequence ATGAGCCGTGAATGTTACCTGACTGGAAAAAAGAACATGGTGGTGAACAGCGTGACCCGCCGGGGCAAGGCGCGCGCGCAGGGCGGTGTAGGCCGCAAGACCACCGGCATCACCAAGCGCGTGCAGAAGGCCAACCTGCACAAGAAGACCATTCGCGAGGACGGCGTGACCAAGAGGGTGTGGCTGAGCGCCGCCGCTCTGCGCACGCTGGAGAAGGGGACCCACCAGGGCGTGGAACTCGCATGA
- the rpsG gene encoding 30S ribosomal protein S7, whose amino-acid sequence MARRRQAEVRPVQPDLVYQDVLVSAIINRIMEDGKKNLASRIFYGAMRLVQDKTGQEPLKVFKQAYDNVKPRVEVRSRRVGGSTYQVPVEVGPRRQQSLTLRWMIGAVDGRPERTAIERLAGEIMDAAQGRGGAIKKKDDVERMAEANRAYAHYRW is encoded by the coding sequence ATGGCACGTCGCCGCCAAGCAGAAGTGCGCCCCGTCCAGCCGGACCTGGTTTACCAGGACGTGCTGGTCAGCGCGATCATCAACCGCATCATGGAAGACGGCAAGAAGAACCTCGCCAGCCGCATCTTCTACGGGGCCATGCGCCTCGTTCAGGACAAGACCGGCCAGGAGCCCCTCAAGGTCTTCAAGCAGGCCTACGACAACGTCAAGCCCCGCGTGGAAGTGCGCAGCCGCCGCGTCGGCGGCAGCACCTACCAGGTGCCTGTTGAAGTCGGCCCCCGCCGTCAGCAGAGCCTGACCCTGCGCTGGATGATCGGCGCTGTGGACGGCCGTCCCGAACGCACCGCCATCGAGCGTCTCGCCGGCGAAATTATGGACGCCGCGCAGGGCCGTGGCGGCGCCATCAAGAAGAAAGACGACGTGGAGCGCATGGCGGAAGCCAACCGCGCCTACGCGCACTACCGCTGGTAA
- the glpX gene encoding class II fructose-bisphosphatase has protein sequence MTKRPRGEGLTQSFEHALVLPTARVTEEAALAASRFMGLGDKNAVDGAGTEAMREVLNTLDIRGTVVIGEGEMDEAPMLYIGEQVGSGQYEVDIAVDPVEGTVVTAKGLPNGLAVIALSERGGLMHAPDCYMEKLIVPPPAAGRVNLDWPVEANLHVLAQALDRDVEDLMITILDRERHEGLIQRVRAAGARVKLIGDGDVVAGLAVGVRGTGVHALMGSGGAPEGVLSAAACKCLGAEIQGRFIAEDDAMRERFAAMGVDEHRIYKTADLAPGEQMVFSATGITYGELLSGVRRFAGGARTHTLVMGYATRVVRFLDSVHLEDDSARVTIRV, from the coding sequence ATGACCAAACGGCCGAGGGGCGAGGGTTTGACGCAGAGTTTCGAGCACGCACTGGTGTTGCCGACCGCGCGCGTCACTGAGGAAGCAGCGCTGGCCGCCAGCAGGTTCATGGGCCTGGGCGACAAGAACGCCGTGGACGGCGCAGGCACCGAGGCGATGCGCGAGGTCCTGAATACCCTGGACATCCGGGGCACGGTGGTGATCGGCGAGGGCGAGATGGACGAAGCGCCCATGCTGTACATCGGGGAACAGGTCGGCAGCGGCCAGTACGAGGTGGACATCGCCGTGGACCCGGTCGAGGGCACGGTGGTCACGGCCAAAGGCCTGCCCAACGGCCTGGCCGTCATTGCCCTGAGCGAGCGCGGCGGCCTGATGCACGCCCCCGACTGCTACATGGAGAAACTGATCGTGCCGCCGCCCGCCGCCGGCCGCGTGAACCTCGACTGGCCGGTCGAGGCCAACCTGCATGTGCTCGCCCAGGCCCTAGACCGCGACGTGGAAGACCTGATGATCACCATTCTGGACCGCGAACGGCACGAAGGCCTGATCCAGCGGGTGCGGGCGGCGGGCGCGCGGGTCAAACTCATCGGCGACGGCGACGTGGTCGCGGGGCTGGCCGTTGGCGTGCGGGGCACCGGGGTCCACGCGCTGATGGGCTCGGGCGGCGCGCCCGAGGGCGTGCTGTCGGCGGCGGCCTGCAAGTGCCTGGGCGCCGAGATCCAGGGCCGCTTCATCGCGGAGGACGACGCCATGCGTGAGCGCTTCGCCGCGATGGGCGTGGACGAGCACCGGATCTACAAGACGGCCGATCTCGCCCCCGGCGAGCAGATGGTGTTCAGCGCCACCGGCATCACCTATGGTGAACTCTTGAGCGGCGTGCGGCGCTTCGCCGGCGGGGCGCGGACGCACACGCTGGTCATGGGGTATGCGACTCGGGTGGTCCGGTTCCTCGACTCGGTCCACCTTGAGGACGACAGTGCGCGGGTGACGATCCGGGTGTAA
- the rpsL gene encoding 30S ribosomal protein S12, with amino-acid sequence MPTTQQLLRKGRTVLQKKSKVPALKGSPFRRGVCTVVKTTTPKKPNSALRKIARVRLSSGFEVTAYIPGEGHNLQEHSVVLIRGGRVKDLPGVRYHIVRGSLDTQGVKDRNKSRSKYGTKKPKAGAAAAKKK; translated from the coding sequence CTGCCCACCACCCAGCAACTGCTCCGCAAGGGCCGCACGGTCCTTCAGAAGAAGAGCAAGGTTCCGGCCCTCAAGGGTAGCCCCTTCCGCCGCGGCGTGTGCACGGTCGTCAAGACCACCACCCCCAAGAAGCCCAACTCGGCGCTGCGTAAGATCGCCCGCGTGCGTCTCAGCAGCGGCTTCGAAGTGACCGCCTACATCCCCGGTGAAGGCCACAACCTCCAGGAGCACAGCGTCGTGCTGATCCGTGGCGGCCGTGTGAAGGATCTTCCCGGCGTGCGCTACCACATCGTGCGCGGCAGCCTGGACACCCAGGGCGTGAAGGACCGCAACAAGAGCCGGTCCAAGTACGGCACCAAGAAGCCCAAGGCCGGCGCCGCCGCTGCCAAGAAGAAGTAA